In Campylobacter porcelli, the sequence GATTCATATTTTCATCAAATATTAAAAGTTGGGTATTGCTAAAAGCTTTGCCAATAGGCAAGATCTCATCATCTCTAAACTCCCTATCTACCATATAATACGAACTAGCTAAAGTCGTCTCAGTAGGGCCATACATATTGTAAAATTTGGCATTTGGTAGTGATTTGATCCAGTAATTTAGCTGTTTTGTAGGCATAGTCTCACCACATGCTATAACCATTTTAAGGTTGAGATTTGCTCCATTTAAGGCATTTGAATTAGCAAAATATACTAGCACGCTTGGCACCCAAAGTATGGTAGTAACGCTATTGGTGCGTAGATACTCAACCACCTTAAGCGGAAAGGCAAAGATAGAGCTTGGCAAAATATGAGTAGTAGAGCGCGTAAATATACTTACATATATATCAAAGACACTTAGGTCAAAATAAAATGGAGCTTGATTGGCAATGATATGGCTATTATCTATTTTTAAGTCATTAGAAGATGCGATAATAAAATCCATTAGGCTTTTATGGCTGATACTTACACCTTTTGGCTCACCTGTGCTACCGCTAGTAAATAGCACATAGGCTAGATCTGTATCTAAAATATGGATATTTTGTAAGAGATTATAATCAATCTTAGAGCTATCTAAATCATCTATAGATATGGTTGGTATATTTAAGCTTAATGCTTTAGAGGTGATGAGTAGGGCGGGATTTAATTTTTTAACTATCTTTTCTACCCTTTGAAGTGGCATATTTTCATCTATAATTGTGTAGAAATTCCCGCTTTTTAACACGCCAAAAAAGCTGATAATAGCCTTAATACCCTTTGGTAAGATTATCAAAATAGGCGATTTATTGATATTTAAATTTACTATTTTGGTAGCTAGAGCGCTGCTAAGCTCATCAAGCTTAGAGTAGGTAATGGATCCATTAGGCTCTACGAATGCGACCTTTTGCGGTGAGTTATATGCGCTTTGGCTAAGTAGCTTGTGGGCTAAATTTAGCATATTTTCCCTTTATAATTTAGCAAATAGGGGGGGGGTAGAGCCTTTGATTTTAAATCTATAGCAAGAAAAATTACCGAATTCAAACTGTTTTAACCCACGCAAAATTTATCCCTCTATATAATTTTTTAGTTTGCGACCAACTTTTGGGTGCTTTAGCTTTTTAATCGCTGAGCTCTCAATCTGCCTTACACGCTCTCTAGTTACATTTAACTCTTTGCCTATCTCTTCAAGAGTTCTATCACTCTCATCTTCAAGCAGGCCAAAACGCATTCTAATTACCGCTTTTTCTCTATCATTTAGCTGATCTAAAACTTCATCTATTTGCTCTTTTAAATCCGCTTTTAGGATCTGCTCCATCGGGCTTAGAGAGCTTTTATCCTCTACGAAATCTCCATATTTTCCATCATCTTCGCTACCTATTGGGGCTTCTAGGCTTATTGGCTCTTTTGTGATTTTGATTACTTGTTTGACCTTATCTATGCTTAGTCCAACCTCTTTTGCGATGATTGATACATCTGGCTCTTTGCCTTCTTCTTGGATATATTTTCTATTTATTTTATTAATGCGATTTATAGTCTCAATCATATGGATTGGAATTCTAATAGTGCGAGCTTGATCGGCAATGGCTCTGCTAATGGCTTGTCGTATCCACCAAGTAGCATATGTGGAGAATTTAAATCCCTTTTTATACTCAAATTTATCCACAGCCTTCATAAGACCTATATTGCCTTCTTGGATAAGGTCTAGAAATGGCAATCCACGATTGGTATATTTCTTAGCGATACTTACAACTAAACGCAAATTTGATTTAGCCATTTTAGCCTTGGCATCATCGCTTATATTTTTGCCTTTTTTTATTTGATCTAAGATATTTTTAAGATCTTTTGGATCTAGATTAAATCCAGTTTTGCTTGCTTCTTTGGTTTGAAATAGCTTTTTAATCTCCATATATGTAGAAACCATCGTAGCTTCTGGAACTCTAGATATTATATCTTCTTTGCTTAATTTGGTTATATCTTTTAGGATTTGTTGGTGGTTTTTTCTTAATTCAGCACTAAACATAGGTAGTCTATACTCAAGCCTTTTAAGCTCTTTATCAAAGTCTACATCGCTCTTAAGTGCTGTTTCAATAGACTTTACAATCTCGTTTATAAGCTTACTTGTAGGGCCTAAATCCATTAGTTTATCTTTTAAAACTTTTTTCTTAAATGTTAAATTTAATTTAGATAATAAATCAGCTTCATTCTCCACAGAGATATTCTGTTTTGAAGCGATTTTTAGCCAATCTTTTTTGGCTTTTTCTAATGCTTTAAAGCTCTCAATTACCTTCTCAGCTCTCTTATCAAGTTTTTTAGGCTGTTTTTTGCTATCTTCGATCTCTTCATCTTCATTGTAGCTCTCTTCGATATCCTCTTCTTCTTCGTTATCCTCTTCATCAAAGCTCTTAAATAGCTCTTTTACACGACGCTCTCTATTGATTAATGGCTCTTTATAATCTAATATAAAATCTATCAGATATGGCACAGAGCAAAATGCGTCAATTATAATATCCTCGCCAAGCTCGATTTTTTTGCTAATTTCAATCTCTTCTTCTTTGCTTAAAAGCGGAATTTGACCCATTTCACGCAGATACATACGAACAGGACTATCTGAGCGACTCCACTCTAGCAAATCTGTTTCGCTACTTAGGTCAAATTCATCTTCTAAATTTGCGTCAGATGATTTTTGTTGGTCTGAAGTAGATGATCTTTTTGCTTCTTGGATTGTTTTTTGTTTGGCAGCTTCAACGGCACTTGTGAGCTGAATTTTGTGTAGCTCGGCTATAGATTCTATCTTTTTAATCATTCCAGCAGTAGGAGCTTTGTCAAATAGCCTAACTAGCTGCTCGAAAGTCACATAGCTCTTAGCATTTTCTCTAAATAACTCCTCAATTTGTGTAAATATCTCTTTGGCCGTACTCATCAAAATATCCTTTGTATAAGCAAAATAAAGTTAGGGATTATACCCAAAAATTGATTAAATAAATTTAAAATTATAAGTTTTATTTTTGACTAGATTTTGTTTTTAAGTGTAAAAATGGTATTTAAATGAGTAAATATTAAGCCTGGGATCGCTCCCAAGCTTTTAAGTTATCCTAGCCAAAATAGATCGCTAAATT encodes:
- a CDS encoding amino acid adenylation domain-containing protein, producing the protein MLNLAHKLLSQSAYNSPQKVAFVEPNGSITYSKLDELSSALATKIVNLNINKSPILIILPKGIKAIISFFGVLKSGNFYTIIDENMPLQRVEKIVKKLNPALLITSKALSLNIPTISIDDLDSSKIDYNLLQNIHILDTDLAYVLFTSGSTGEPKGVSISHKSLMDFIIASSNDLKIDNSHIIANQAPFYFDLSVFDIYVSIFTRSTTHILPSSIFAFPLKVVEYLRTNSVTTILWVPSVLVYFANSNALNGANLNLKMVIACGETMPTKQLNYWIKSLPNAKFYNMYGPTETTLASSYYMVDREFRDDEILPIGKAFSNTQLLIFDENMNLITKPNLKGEIYIRGCGLSSGYYNDPDKTAQVFIQNPLQKSYSEAIYKTGDIAAYDDNGNLLYYGRRDSQIKLNGFRIELGEIEVALSSHTDIHRVACIFKNSQIIAFYESQDEIENLKEFLKSKLPEYMIPRKFIHKSNFKLNQNGKIDKEALKNE
- the rpoD gene encoding RNA polymerase sigma factor RpoD, with amino-acid sequence MSTAKEIFTQIEELFRENAKSYVTFEQLVRLFDKAPTAGMIKKIESIAELHKIQLTSAVEAAKQKTIQEAKRSSTSDQQKSSDANLEDEFDLSSETDLLEWSRSDSPVRMYLREMGQIPLLSKEEEIEISKKIELGEDIIIDAFCSVPYLIDFILDYKEPLINRERRVKELFKSFDEEDNEEEEDIEESYNEDEEIEDSKKQPKKLDKRAEKVIESFKALEKAKKDWLKIASKQNISVENEADLLSKLNLTFKKKVLKDKLMDLGPTSKLINEIVKSIETALKSDVDFDKELKRLEYRLPMFSAELRKNHQQILKDITKLSKEDIISRVPEATMVSTYMEIKKLFQTKEASKTGFNLDPKDLKNILDQIKKGKNISDDAKAKMAKSNLRLVVSIAKKYTNRGLPFLDLIQEGNIGLMKAVDKFEYKKGFKFSTYATWWIRQAISRAIADQARTIRIPIHMIETINRINKINRKYIQEEGKEPDVSIIAKEVGLSIDKVKQVIKITKEPISLEAPIGSEDDGKYGDFVEDKSSLSPMEQILKADLKEQIDEVLDQLNDREKAVIRMRFGLLEDESDRTLEEIGKELNVTRERVRQIESSAIKKLKHPKVGRKLKNYIEG